The following coding sequences are from one Eucalyptus grandis isolate ANBG69807.140 chromosome 11, ASM1654582v1, whole genome shotgun sequence window:
- the LOC104427532 gene encoding MATH domain and coiled-coil domain-containing protein At3g58270-like, translating into MFEQKQQPNKKLKMEIADVKNDVNQGEFTWIIPNFTRQSAKLYSEAFTVSGCQWIIVAYPKGYNTYRLSLYLEIPDSATFPDGWTRKAKCSFSVIDQTNNAHFTREMQHDFNARESDWGFKKFIKLSKLQTRTRGYIINDSLMIKAKVCVLKVTPPVNLQPAKPTDKFDSYFTGLEELVNTAETNAVNVGSTSSHHDGALKAEIPSLEEVEKAKQSLKNCLSDLFKSNMKERLSEALSTLSSARIGLSSEQQIAIETFRANFNDFTSDFLTFEQDNAELELHKLLKDQRFSAMKKCHETHILNKQLMDDLIKEEEEVKSKRDKLLSDWEVLLVQSEAEESGYKDEQKKVAEAEEKKRISEERLSRSTTAWSNLKAQFC; encoded by the exons ATGTTTGAGCAGAAGCAGCagccaaataaaaaattaaaaatggaaatCGCTGACGTGAAAAATGACGTCAATCAAGGAGAATTCACTTGGATAATCCCCAACTTCACTCGGCAGAGCGCGAAGCTTTACTCTGAAGCATTCACAGTTTCTGGTTGTCAATG GATAATTGTTGCATACCCCAAGGGGTATAACACGTACCGATTGTCACTGTACCTCGAAATCCCTGATTCTGCGACGTTTCCGGACGGGTGGACTAGAAAAGCCAAGTGCAGCTTCAGTGTGATCGATCAAACCAATAATGCTCACTTTACCAGAG AAATGCAACATGATTTCAATGCCAGAGAGAGTGACTGGGGTTTCAAAAAGTTCATTAAATTGAGCAAGCTTCAAACTCGCACTAGGGGATACATAATAAACGACTCTTTGATGATTAAAGCCAAAGTTTGCGTCCTAAAAGTTACTCCTCCAGTGAATCTTCAGCCAGCTAAACCTACTGATAAGTTTGACTCCTATTTTACTGGTCTGGAGGAACTCGTTAATACTGCTGAGACTAATGCTGTTAATGTAGGATCAACTTCAAGCCACCATGATGGTGCTTTGAAGGCTGAAATTCCTAGCCTAGAAGAAGTTGAGAAGGCTAAGCAGTCTTTGAAGAATTGCCTCTCGGATCTCTTTAAATCCAATATGAAAGAGAGGCTATCTGAGGCACTATCAACTTTAAGCTCAGCCAGAATTGGATTATCATCGGAGCAACAAATAGCAATTGAGACATTTCGGGCCAATTTCAATGATTTCACTTCCGACTTCTTAACATTTGAGCAAGACAATGCCGAGTTAGAGCTGCATAAACTACTAAAGGATCAAAGGTTCTCTGCTATGAAGAAGTGTCACGAGACTCACATCTTGAATAAGCAATTAATGGATGACCTTatcaaggaagaggaggaagtgaAGTCTAAGAGGGACAAGCTTCTGTCTGACTGGGAGGTCTTGCTGGTCCAGTCCGAAGCAGAGGAGTCGGGCTATAAAGATGAGCAGAAGAAAGTAGCAGAGgctgaagaaaagaagagaataagcGAGGAAAGACTGTCTAGATCAACCACTGCCTGGTCAAATTTGAAGGCTCAATTCTGTTAA